Proteins from a single region of Argopecten irradians isolate NY chromosome 7, Ai_NY, whole genome shotgun sequence:
- the LOC138327714 gene encoding E3 ubiquitin ligase RNF121-like isoform X1 yields MQVRTKFPRYSKEHYYFADLENIDLSKLSEKERWRIEHQRLHEKHKGHEAMHAEMVLILIATLVVAQILLVQWKQRHFRSYERATLMGMWIIPIGFCIKFSWLRFVVIWGLFSSITGYVTFKATRKPLPGTTPRLVYKWFIMIHKVSYFAGVTGYMIIMLTLLGLNLLLLIKPNVSMDFGLLLLFYGLYFGVVSRDFAEVCSDTMAAHIGYYTVTGLPGKRLDPNVCGVCGNPIMVLNNEDAIIEETCKLGCNHIFHEFCLRGWCIVGKKQTCPYCKEKVDLKRMFPSPWDRPHMMYGNLLDWIRYLVAWQPIIIMIVQGINWALGLE; encoded by the exons ATGCAAGTTAGGACAAAATTCCCTAGATACTCAAAGGAGCATTACTACTTTGCTGATTTAGAG aatATAGATTTATCAAAGCTATCTGAAAAAGAAAGATGGAG GATAGAACACCAGCGGTTACATGAAAAGCACAAAGGCCATGAGGCCATGCATGCTGAGATGGTGCTCATCCTCATCGCCACATTGGTGGTCGCTCAAATTTTGCTTGTGCAGTGGAAACAGCGTCACTTCCGATCGTATGAG AGGGCAACTCTTATGGGGATGTGGATCATACCGATTGGATTCTGTATAAAGTTTTCCTGGTTACGATTTGTTGTTATATGGGGTTTGTTTTCCTCAATAACTGGATATGTAACTTTTAAAGCAACTAGAAAACCTCTTCCAGGAACCACGCCAAG ACTAGTTTACAAATGGTTCATTATGATTCACAAAGTGAGTTACTTTGCTGGTGTGACAGGCTATATGATCATCATGCTGACATTGTTAGGACTAAACCTTTTACTCCTAATTAAACCTAATGTTTCCATGGACTTTGGACTGTTACTTCTCTTCTATGGACTGTACTTCGGTGTGGTGTCCAGAGATTTCGCCGAGGTCTGCTCAGATACTATGGCAGCACATATAGGG TACTACACAGTAACAGGGTTACCAGGAAAGCGCCTAGACCCAAACGTATGTGGCGTGTGTGGGAATCCCATTATGGTGCTAAATAATGAAGATGCCATTATTGAAGAAACATGCAAATTAGGATGTAACCATAT ATTTCACGAGTTCTGTTTAAGAGGCTGGTGTATTGTAGGTAAAAAACAGACGTGTCCATACTGCAAAGAGAAGGTCGACCTGAAGAGGATGTTTCCAAGTCC ATGGGACCGGCCACACATGATGTATGGAAACCTTCTAGACTGGATCCGATACCTTGTTGCCTGGCAACCAATTATTATAATGATAGTGCAGGGTATAAACTGGGCCCTTGGGCTGGAGTAG
- the LOC138327714 gene encoding E3 ubiquitin ligase RNF121-like isoform X2, whose amino-acid sequence MASIHHAGHVTNLSNIDLSKLSEKERWRIEHQRLHEKHKGHEAMHAEMVLILIATLVVAQILLVQWKQRHFRSYERATLMGMWIIPIGFCIKFSWLRFVVIWGLFSSITGYVTFKATRKPLPGTTPRLVYKWFIMIHKVSYFAGVTGYMIIMLTLLGLNLLLLIKPNVSMDFGLLLLFYGLYFGVVSRDFAEVCSDTMAAHIGYYTVTGLPGKRLDPNVCGVCGNPIMVLNNEDAIIEETCKLGCNHIFHEFCLRGWCIVGKKQTCPYCKEKVDLKRMFPSPWDRPHMMYGNLLDWIRYLVAWQPIIIMIVQGINWALGLE is encoded by the exons ATGGCGTCCATCCATCATGCCGGCCACGTTACAAACCTATCG aatATAGATTTATCAAAGCTATCTGAAAAAGAAAGATGGAG GATAGAACACCAGCGGTTACATGAAAAGCACAAAGGCCATGAGGCCATGCATGCTGAGATGGTGCTCATCCTCATCGCCACATTGGTGGTCGCTCAAATTTTGCTTGTGCAGTGGAAACAGCGTCACTTCCGATCGTATGAG AGGGCAACTCTTATGGGGATGTGGATCATACCGATTGGATTCTGTATAAAGTTTTCCTGGTTACGATTTGTTGTTATATGGGGTTTGTTTTCCTCAATAACTGGATATGTAACTTTTAAAGCAACTAGAAAACCTCTTCCAGGAACCACGCCAAG ACTAGTTTACAAATGGTTCATTATGATTCACAAAGTGAGTTACTTTGCTGGTGTGACAGGCTATATGATCATCATGCTGACATTGTTAGGACTAAACCTTTTACTCCTAATTAAACCTAATGTTTCCATGGACTTTGGACTGTTACTTCTCTTCTATGGACTGTACTTCGGTGTGGTGTCCAGAGATTTCGCCGAGGTCTGCTCAGATACTATGGCAGCACATATAGGG TACTACACAGTAACAGGGTTACCAGGAAAGCGCCTAGACCCAAACGTATGTGGCGTGTGTGGGAATCCCATTATGGTGCTAAATAATGAAGATGCCATTATTGAAGAAACATGCAAATTAGGATGTAACCATAT ATTTCACGAGTTCTGTTTAAGAGGCTGGTGTATTGTAGGTAAAAAACAGACGTGTCCATACTGCAAAGAGAAGGTCGACCTGAAGAGGATGTTTCCAAGTCC ATGGGACCGGCCACACATGATGTATGGAAACCTTCTAGACTGGATCCGATACCTTGTTGCCTGGCAACCAATTATTATAATGATAGTGCAGGGTATAAACTGGGCCCTTGGGCTGGAGTAG